A window of Nicotiana tabacum cultivar K326 chromosome 24, ASM71507v2, whole genome shotgun sequence contains these coding sequences:
- the LOC107801204 gene encoding cytochrome P450 94B3-like — translation MFLPLFLFFSLGFLSFSFLSFSIKLHLKSRRSTPIYGPSSYPILGCLISFYKNRHRLLDWYTDLLSESPTQTILVQRFGAPRTIVTANADNVEHILKTNFTNYPKGKPFTEILGDFLGVGIFNVDGEMWNTQRKLASHEFSTKSLREFVVKTLEEEVETRLIPLLETAAESGRVLDLQDVLRRFAFDTICKVSLGIDLHFLDVSQPVPPLVEAFDNASQACAMRGMAPVYAVWKFKRAFKLGSESKLKENVTQIHDSINEIIITKKQNIHENGGERNSDLLSRLLLVGLEDEVVRDMVISFLMAGRDTTSSALTWLFWLLTKHRNTEIEILDEIMSIKAMNYDELKEMKYTHACLCESMRLYPPVAWDSKHAVKDDILPNGTRVYKGNRVTYFQYGMGRMEELWGKDRLEFKPERWIDQNGELKTVSPYKFPVFQAGPRVCLGKEMAFIQMKYVLAAVLKRFEIKPVNVDKPIFVPLLTAYMAGGLNVRICNRANA, via the coding sequence ATGTTTTTAcctctcttccttttcttttctctagggtttctttccttttctttcttgtctTTCTCAATCAAACTCCATCTCAAATCCAGAAGATCTACTCCCATATATGGCCCCTCTTCTTATCCCATCCTTGGTTGTCTTATCTCATTCTATAAAAACCGCCATCGGCTGTTAGATTGGTACACTGATCTCTTGTCCGAGTCACCTACACAAACCATTCTAGTTCAGCGCTTCGGCGCCCCTCGAACCATTGTCACAGCCAACGCGGACAACGTAGAACATATTCTCAAGACAAACTTCACCAACTATCCAAAAGGTAAGCCCTTTACTGAAATTTTAGGGGATTTTCTTGGGGTCGGGATCTTCAACGTGGATGGCGAAATGTGGAACACGCAGCGTAAATTGGCGAGCCACGAGTTCAGCACCAAATCCCTGAGGGAATTCGTGGTCAAGACGCTTGAGGAAGAAGTCGAAACGAGGCTAATTCCTTTGCTGGAAACAGCTGCTGAAAGCGGCAGAGTTTTGGACTTGCAAGACGTGTTGAGACGTTTTGCATTCGACACTATTTGCAAGGTCTCACTTGGCATCGACCTACATTTTTTGGATGTTTCTCAGCCTGTGCCACCTCTTGTTGAGGCGTTTGACAACGCGTCACAGGCTTGCGCCATGCGCGGCATGGCACCAGTCTATGCTGTATGGAAATTCAAGAGAGCTTTCAAATTAGGATCCGAGAGTAAGTTAAAGGAAAACGTAACACAAATTCATGATTCTATTAACGAGATCATAATCACCAAAAAGCAGAATATCCATGAAAATGGAGGTGAGAGGAATAGTGATCTTCTCTCCAGATTATTATTGGTCGGTCTTGAGGATGAGGTAGTGAGAGATATGGTCATAAGCTTTCTCATGGCAGGGAGGGATACCACCTCTTCAGCCTTGACATGGCTCTTTTGGCTCCTCACAAAACACCGAAATACCGAAATCGAAATACTAGATGAAATCATGTCAATCAAGGCTATGAACTACGACGAATTGAAAGAGATGAAGTATACGCACGCATGTTTGTGTGAATCGATGAGGCTTTATCCGCCGGTGGCGTGGGACTCCAAGCATGCAGTTAAGGATGACATTTTGCCTAACGGTACTCGGGTTTACAAAGGCAATAGGGTTACTTATTTCCAGTATGGGATGGGTAGAATGGAGGAGTTATGGGGAAAGGATAGACTTGAATTTAAACCTGAAAGATGGATTGATCAAAATGGGGAGTTGAAAACAGTGAGTCCCTATAAGTTCCCAGTGTTTCAAGCAGGTCCAAGGGTGTGTTTAGGGAAAGAGATGGCTTTCATTCAGATGAAGTATGTCTTGGCTGCAGTGCTCAAACGGTTTGAGATTAAACCTGTTAATGTCGACAAGCCAATATTTGTCCCTCTTTTAACTGCTTATATGGCTGGAGGTCTCAATGTGAGAATTTGTAATCGTGccaatgcttga